The following coding sequences are from one Geodermatophilus normandii window:
- a CDS encoding cation diffusion facilitator family transporter, translating into MSEPVPTRGHALVEESQSAGGGSGGGESTGTVVVAGLANLGIAIAKLVGGLISHSSAMLSEAAHSVADTITEVLLFVALKRGDKAPDARHPVGYGRETYFWALLACLATFTLGAGFSFYQGVETILEGEEQGSPLIAYVVLAVSFVLEGASWLKAVRQVRGAARKWGTTPRRYLAETSDTTVKAVTFEDSAALVGLVLAALGLFLEQVTGDPVWDGLAAILIGVLLLVVAGSLARANVSLLIGQSVAPRLQDELRAEIAGLPQVDDVPVLLTTVIGPGQLAVMAKVDFADTATVADIERASDEAERRLVARHEGVRYVFLDPTPGDGRARAEAHRPE; encoded by the coding sequence ATGAGCGAACCGGTGCCCACCCGTGGCCACGCGCTGGTGGAGGAGTCGCAGAGCGCCGGTGGCGGGTCGGGCGGCGGTGAGTCCACCGGCACCGTCGTCGTCGCCGGGCTGGCCAACCTGGGCATCGCCATCGCGAAGCTGGTCGGGGGCCTGATCAGCCACTCCTCGGCGATGCTGTCCGAGGCCGCGCACTCGGTGGCCGACACGATCACCGAGGTCCTGCTGTTCGTCGCGCTCAAGCGCGGCGACAAGGCGCCCGACGCCCGGCACCCGGTCGGCTACGGCCGGGAGACCTACTTCTGGGCGCTGCTCGCCTGCCTGGCCACCTTCACCCTCGGCGCCGGCTTCTCCTTCTACCAGGGCGTCGAGACGATCCTCGAGGGCGAGGAGCAGGGCTCGCCGCTGATCGCCTACGTCGTCCTGGCGGTCTCGTTCGTCCTCGAGGGCGCGTCCTGGCTCAAGGCCGTCCGGCAGGTCCGCGGTGCGGCCAGGAAGTGGGGGACGACGCCCCGGCGCTACCTCGCCGAGACCAGCGACACCACGGTCAAGGCCGTCACCTTCGAGGACAGCGCCGCGCTGGTCGGCCTCGTCCTCGCCGCGCTGGGCCTCTTCCTCGAGCAGGTCACCGGCGACCCGGTGTGGGACGGCCTCGCCGCGATCCTCATCGGCGTCCTGCTCCTGGTGGTCGCCGGGTCGCTGGCGCGGGCGAACGTCTCCCTGCTCATCGGCCAGTCGGTGGCCCCGCGGCTGCAGGACGAGCTCCGCGCCGAGATCGCCGGGCTGCCGCAGGTCGACGACGTCCCCGTCCTGCTCACCACGGTCATCGGCCCCGGGCAGCTGGCGGTCATGGCCAAGGTCGACTTCGCCGACACCGCGACCGTCGCCGACATCGAGCGGGCCTCCGACGAGGCCGAGCGGCGGCTCGTCGCCCGGCACGAGGGCGTCCGCTACGTCTTCCTCGACCCGACCCCGGGCGACGGGCGGGCCCGGGCGGAGGCGCACCGGCCGGAATGA
- a CDS encoding DsbA family oxidoreductase — protein sequence MRIEVWSDVVCPWCYIGKRRLETALERFPHRDQVEVVWRSFQLDPSVPEGETHPTLPALAAKYGRPVEDVRAMMRHVEETAAGEGLSYDLANGVSGNTLLAHELTHLAAEHGLQGEMEERLFAAYFTEGRPVFDVDSLAALAVEVGLDEAEVRAALADSRHRPAVLSDVATARALGATGVPFFVVDREYGASGAQPADLLLQVLERAWADAHPLLTVPAAEGCDGDTCAV from the coding sequence GTGCGCATCGAGGTCTGGTCCGACGTCGTCTGTCCGTGGTGCTACATCGGCAAGCGCCGGCTGGAGACCGCGCTGGAGCGGTTCCCCCACCGCGACCAGGTCGAGGTCGTCTGGCGGTCCTTCCAGCTCGACCCCTCGGTCCCCGAGGGCGAGACGCACCCGACCCTCCCGGCGCTGGCCGCCAAGTACGGCCGCCCGGTCGAGGACGTGCGGGCGATGATGCGGCACGTCGAGGAGACCGCCGCCGGCGAGGGCCTGTCCTACGACCTCGCGAACGGCGTCAGCGGCAACACGCTGCTCGCCCACGAGCTCACCCACCTCGCCGCCGAGCACGGGCTGCAGGGCGAGATGGAGGAGCGGCTGTTCGCCGCGTACTTCACGGAGGGCCGCCCGGTCTTCGACGTCGACTCGCTGGCCGCGCTGGCCGTCGAGGTGGGCCTCGACGAGGCCGAGGTGCGCGCGGCGCTGGCCGACTCCCGCCACCGCCCGGCCGTCCTCTCCGACGTCGCCACGGCGCGGGCGCTCGGCGCCACCGGGGTGCCCTTCTTCGTCGTCGACCGGGAGTACGGCGCCTCGGGCGCCCAGCCGGCCGACCTGCTGCTGCAGGTGCTCGAGCGTGCCTGGGCCGACGCCCACCCGCTGCTGACCGTCCCCGCCGCCGAGGGCTGCGACGGCGACACCTGCGCGGTCTGA
- a CDS encoding acyl carrier protein — translation MATGETGFEDVTFDLISVQYHSLKAGHDYGQYVRDAENAGLDDVAAFFREVMEQDSARARRCHELLRNISGTEQGGPATQ, via the coding sequence ATGGCCACCGGTGAGACCGGCTTCGAGGACGTCACGTTCGACCTGATCTCCGTGCAGTACCACTCGCTGAAGGCGGGGCACGACTACGGCCAGTACGTCCGGGACGCCGAGAACGCCGGCCTGGACGACGTCGCCGCCTTCTTCCGCGAGGTCATGGAGCAGGACTCGGCACGCGCCCGGCGCTGCCACGAGCTGCTGAGGAACATCTCCGGCACCGAGCAGGGCGGCCCCGCCACCCAGTGA
- a CDS encoding ArsR/SmtB family transcription factor: MEALAALADPTRRQLLALLRDGELPAGELAGRFAVSRPAISRHLRVLREAGLVSSRVEGRRRLYALDPRPLREVDDWLGSYRDLWAQRFDALDSEIARGRRARVHPPTDGDPP, encoded by the coding sequence GTGGAGGCGCTCGCGGCACTCGCGGACCCGACCCGGCGGCAGCTCCTGGCGCTGCTCCGGGACGGCGAGCTGCCCGCGGGTGAGCTGGCCGGCCGGTTCGCCGTCAGCCGCCCGGCCATCAGCCGGCACCTGCGCGTGCTGCGGGAGGCCGGGCTGGTGTCCAGCCGGGTCGAGGGCCGCCGGCGGCTCTACGCGCTCGACCCGCGCCCGCTGCGGGAGGTCGACGACTGGCTGGGGTCCTACCGCGACCTCTGGGCCCAGCGGTTCGACGCCCTCGACAGCGAGATCGCCCGCGGCCGCCGGGCCCGGGTCCATCCCCCGACGGACGGAGATCCCCCGTGA
- a CDS encoding SRPBCC domain-containing protein yields MTDPTSPADPPIDRRGVVTELPDGRLRLEFRRSWSDGPDAVWAALTEPDRLARWFGTYEGGRSPGARGTLTMTHEAEPAGEAVRIAECDPPRRLVVEWAEQQDWRVELALAVESGRTTLHFVQVFAAGTDVTDFALGWHWYLDKFDAVVGGRPDPGDWDAFLAATGPEYGRAAHA; encoded by the coding sequence GTGACCGACCCGACGAGCCCCGCCGACCCGCCGATCGACCGCCGCGGTGTGGTCACCGAACTGCCCGACGGCCGGCTCCGGCTGGAGTTCCGCCGCTCGTGGTCCGACGGGCCCGACGCCGTCTGGGCCGCACTCACCGAGCCCGACCGGCTGGCCCGCTGGTTCGGCACCTACGAGGGTGGGCGTTCCCCCGGCGCCCGGGGGACCCTGACGATGACGCACGAGGCCGAGCCGGCCGGTGAGGCGGTGCGCATCGCCGAGTGCGACCCGCCGCGCAGGCTCGTCGTCGAGTGGGCCGAGCAGCAGGACTGGCGGGTCGAGCTCGCCCTCGCCGTGGAGAGCGGCCGGACGACCCTGCACTTCGTCCAGGTCTTCGCCGCCGGCACCGACGTCACCGACTTCGCCCTCGGCTGGCACTGGTACCTCGACAAGTTCGACGCCGTGGTGGGCGGGCGCCCCGACCCCGGCGACTGGGACGCCTTCCTCGCGGCGACCGGCCCGGAGTACGGCCGGGCGGCCCACGCCTGA
- a CDS encoding NADH:flavin oxidoreductase/NADH oxidase, with protein sequence MTSLTPGSGTLPALFTPLALRGVTLSNRLVVAPMCQYSVTDGLVGDYHLVHLGRFALGGFGTVVVEATAVTPEGRISHGDVGLWSDAHVPGLARIAGFLRASGAVPGIQLAHAGAKASSHRPWEGGAAVTPGTALPGEEPWQTVSASPVPAVPGSPVPHELTVAELAEVREAFVAATRRALTAGFDVVEVHAAHGYLLHQFLSPLSNRRTDAYGGSREARWRFPLEVVEAVRAAWPEDRPLFVRVSAVDGTTDGITLEDTVALARELRARGVDVVDASGGGLGGWDHPLGYGYQVPFAAGIREGAGIATMAVGLIVDARQAEAVVAGGLADLVALAREAQEDPNFAVHAARDLTGSHDTYPVQAGPRLGRRHEFLGRLGPWTGPEPVQVPARD encoded by the coding sequence GTGACCAGTCTCACGCCCGGATCCGGCACCCTCCCCGCCCTCTTCACGCCCCTGGCGCTGCGCGGGGTGACCCTCTCCAACCGGCTGGTGGTCGCCCCGATGTGCCAGTACTCGGTGACCGACGGCCTGGTCGGCGACTACCACCTGGTGCACCTGGGGCGCTTCGCCCTCGGCGGTTTCGGCACGGTCGTCGTCGAGGCGACGGCGGTGACCCCGGAGGGGCGGATCAGCCACGGCGACGTCGGCCTGTGGTCGGACGCGCACGTGCCCGGGCTGGCGCGGATCGCCGGCTTCCTGCGCGCCTCCGGCGCGGTCCCGGGCATCCAGCTGGCGCACGCCGGCGCCAAGGCCAGCAGCCACCGCCCGTGGGAGGGCGGTGCGGCGGTGACGCCGGGGACCGCGCTCCCCGGCGAGGAGCCGTGGCAGACCGTCTCGGCCAGCCCGGTGCCCGCCGTTCCCGGCTCACCGGTGCCGCACGAGCTGACGGTCGCGGAGCTGGCGGAGGTGCGCGAGGCCTTCGTCGCCGCCACCCGCCGGGCGCTCACCGCCGGGTTCGACGTCGTCGAGGTGCACGCCGCGCACGGCTACCTGCTGCACCAGTTCCTCTCCCCGCTGTCCAACCGGCGCACCGACGCCTACGGCGGGAGCCGGGAGGCCCGGTGGCGGTTCCCCCTCGAGGTGGTGGAGGCCGTGCGCGCGGCGTGGCCGGAGGACCGGCCGCTGTTCGTGCGGGTGTCGGCCGTCGACGGCACCACCGACGGGATCACGCTGGAGGACACCGTGGCCCTCGCCCGCGAGCTGCGCGCCCGCGGGGTCGACGTCGTGGACGCCTCCGGCGGCGGCCTGGGCGGCTGGGACCACCCGCTGGGCTACGGCTACCAGGTGCCCTTCGCCGCCGGCATCCGCGAGGGCGCCGGGATCGCGACGATGGCCGTCGGGCTGATCGTCGACGCGCGGCAGGCCGAGGCCGTCGTCGCCGGCGGGCTCGCCGACCTGGTCGCCCTCGCGCGGGAGGCGCAGGAGGACCCGAACTTCGCCGTCCACGCCGCCCGCGACCTCACCGGCTCCCACGACACCTACCCGGTGCAGGCGGGACCGCGGCTGGGCCGCCGCCACGAGTTCCTCGGCAGGCTCGGCCCGTGGACCGGCCCGGAGCCCGTGCAGGTGCCGGCGCGCGACTGA
- a CDS encoding phosphoenolpyruvate carboxykinase (GTP), translated as MATPGLENAPTTHARLLAWVREMAELTTPDQVVWVDGTDEEWERLTQKLVDAGTFTRLEKKPNSFWCASDPSDVARVEDRTFICSVDEADAGPTNNWMAPDEMKSIMTELYRGSMRGRTMYVIPFCMGPVEAEDPMFGVELTDSEYVVVSMRVMARIGSRILEAMGTDRPFVPAMHSLGAPLEQGQEDVPWPCSQTKYIVHFPEERAIWSYGSGYGGNALLGKKCYSLRIASAMARDEGWLAEHMLILKLTSPQQKTYYVAGAFPSACGKTNLAMLEPTIPGWKVETIGDDIAWMRFGEDGRLYATNPEYGLFGVAPGTGWDTNPNAMRTIDNGNSVFTNVALTDDGDVWWEGMTEEPPAHLTSWKKQDWTPDSDEPSSHPNSRFCTPITQCPILAPEYTDPKGVPISAILFGGRRKTTIPLVTEARDWNHGVFMGATLSSETTAAATGAVGVVRRDPFAMLPFIGYNAGDYFRHWVETGKAHDATKLPRIFYVNWFRRDSDGGFLWPGFGENSRVLKWVVERLEGTAAAEETPVGHVPAPGSLDVSGLDVTEDQVRLALTVDKDEWRQEVPQITEWFEKFGDKLPSTMWDELEILKSRLA; from the coding sequence GTGGCCACCCCCGGTCTCGAGAACGCCCCCACGACGCACGCCCGGCTGCTCGCCTGGGTGCGCGAGATGGCGGAGCTGACCACCCCGGACCAGGTGGTGTGGGTGGACGGCACGGACGAGGAGTGGGAGCGGCTCACCCAGAAGCTGGTCGACGCCGGCACCTTCACCCGCCTGGAGAAGAAGCCCAACTCGTTCTGGTGCGCCTCCGACCCCAGTGACGTCGCGCGCGTCGAGGACCGCACCTTCATCTGCTCGGTCGACGAGGCCGACGCGGGGCCCACCAACAACTGGATGGCTCCCGACGAGATGAAGTCGATCATGACCGAGCTCTACCGGGGCTCGATGCGCGGCCGGACGATGTACGTCATCCCGTTCTGCATGGGCCCGGTCGAGGCCGAGGACCCGATGTTCGGCGTCGAGCTCACCGACTCGGAGTACGTCGTCGTCTCCATGCGGGTCATGGCGCGCATCGGCAGCCGGATCCTCGAGGCCATGGGCACCGACCGGCCGTTCGTGCCGGCGATGCACTCCCTCGGCGCCCCGCTCGAGCAGGGCCAGGAGGACGTGCCCTGGCCGTGCAGCCAGACCAAGTACATCGTGCACTTCCCCGAGGAGCGGGCCATCTGGTCCTATGGCTCCGGCTACGGCGGCAACGCCCTGCTGGGCAAGAAGTGCTACTCGCTGCGGATCGCCTCGGCGATGGCCCGCGACGAGGGCTGGCTGGCCGAGCACATGCTGATCCTCAAGCTGACCAGCCCGCAGCAGAAGACGTACTACGTGGCCGGGGCCTTCCCGTCGGCCTGCGGCAAGACGAACCTGGCCATGCTCGAGCCGACCATCCCCGGGTGGAAGGTCGAGACCATCGGTGACGACATCGCCTGGATGCGCTTCGGCGAGGACGGCCGGCTCTACGCCACCAACCCCGAGTACGGGCTGTTCGGCGTCGCCCCGGGCACCGGCTGGGACACCAACCCGAACGCGATGCGCACCATCGACAACGGCAACTCGGTGTTCACCAACGTCGCGCTCACCGACGACGGCGACGTCTGGTGGGAGGGCATGACCGAGGAGCCGCCGGCGCACCTCACCAGCTGGAAGAAGCAGGACTGGACGCCGGACTCCGACGAGCCCTCGTCGCACCCGAACTCGCGGTTCTGCACCCCGATCACCCAGTGCCCGATCCTGGCGCCGGAGTACACCGACCCCAAGGGCGTGCCGATCTCGGCGATCCTCTTCGGTGGCCGCCGCAAGACCACGATCCCGCTGGTCACCGAGGCGCGGGACTGGAACCACGGCGTGTTCATGGGCGCCACGCTCTCCTCGGAGACGACGGCCGCGGCCACCGGCGCCGTCGGCGTCGTCCGCCGCGACCCCTTCGCCATGCTGCCGTTCATCGGCTACAACGCCGGTGACTACTTCCGGCACTGGGTGGAGACCGGCAAGGCGCACGACGCCACCAAGCTGCCCCGGATCTTCTACGTGAACTGGTTCCGCCGTGACTCCGACGGCGGCTTCCTGTGGCCGGGCTTCGGCGAGAACAGCCGCGTCCTCAAGTGGGTCGTCGAGCGCCTCGAGGGCACCGCCGCCGCGGAGGAGACCCCGGTCGGCCACGTCCCGGCGCCGGGCTCGCTCGACGTCTCGGGCCTGGACGTGACCGAGGACCAGGTCCGCCTGGCGCTCACCGTCGACAAGGACGAGTGGCGGCAGGAGGTCCCGCAGATCACCGAGTGGTTCGAGAAGTTCGGGGACAAGCTGCCCAGCACCATGTGGGACGAGCTGGAGATCCTCAAGAGCCGCCTCGCCTGA
- a CDS encoding MFS transporter, with protein sequence MPNPYLHVLRTPHALPMVLAAFIGRLPLSMVGLGCVLLIADETGSYGLGGTVAAAGAVTTALAGPVLGRLADTFGQRRTLLPVVALFAAAGALFLTAVKEDWPRWTFFVTAGVAGACIPPVASMIRVRWTHLLRGTTRLPAALAMESVVDEMVFIVGPVLVTFLSTTGHATSGVVTAFTLAVVGALLFAAQGRTEPPPHGHEARRGPSAIRTPGLRVLFVVGAAVGSILGTLEIALVAFADEVGAMALSGVLIAGLAVGSMVSGIGWGAVHWRHPLRHRLLVVLVVLTVLSVPLVLIGNVWVMIPFVVLAGVAVSPSLISSFTLAELIVPKSAVTEAFTWIGTALGLGVAVGTSIAGKVVDTVSANAAFLVATVSAGIAAVVVIAAQRLLHVPAENLAEPALAGEVTG encoded by the coding sequence GTGCCCAATCCCTACCTGCACGTGCTGCGCACGCCGCACGCGCTGCCCATGGTGCTCGCCGCCTTCATCGGCCGGCTGCCGCTGTCGATGGTCGGCCTCGGCTGCGTCCTGCTGATCGCCGACGAGACCGGCTCCTACGGGCTGGGCGGCACCGTCGCGGCCGCCGGCGCGGTCACCACCGCCCTGGCCGGCCCGGTCCTCGGCCGGCTCGCCGACACCTTCGGCCAGCGCCGCACCCTGCTCCCCGTCGTCGCGCTCTTCGCCGCGGCCGGCGCGCTGTTCCTCACCGCGGTGAAGGAGGACTGGCCGCGCTGGACCTTCTTCGTCACCGCCGGCGTCGCGGGCGCGTGCATCCCGCCGGTCGCCTCGATGATCCGCGTGCGGTGGACCCACCTGCTGCGCGGCACCACGCGGCTGCCCGCGGCGCTGGCCATGGAGTCCGTCGTCGACGAGATGGTGTTCATCGTCGGGCCGGTGCTCGTCACGTTCCTCTCGACGACCGGGCACGCCACCTCGGGCGTGGTCACCGCCTTCACCCTCGCCGTCGTCGGCGCGCTGCTGTTCGCCGCCCAGGGCCGCACCGAGCCGCCGCCGCACGGCCACGAGGCACGCAGGGGCCCCTCGGCCATCCGGACGCCGGGCCTGCGGGTGCTGTTCGTGGTCGGTGCCGCCGTCGGGTCGATCCTCGGCACGCTGGAGATCGCGCTGGTCGCCTTCGCCGACGAGGTCGGGGCGATGGCGCTGTCGGGCGTCCTCATCGCGGGGCTCGCCGTCGGGTCGATGGTCAGCGGCATCGGCTGGGGCGCGGTGCACTGGCGGCACCCGCTGCGCCACCGGCTGCTCGTCGTCCTGGTCGTGCTCACCGTCCTGTCCGTGCCGCTGGTCCTCATCGGCAACGTCTGGGTGATGATCCCGTTCGTCGTGCTGGCCGGGGTGGCGGTCTCGCCGTCGCTGATCAGCTCGTTCACCCTCGCGGAGCTGATCGTGCCGAAGTCCGCCGTCACCGAGGCGTTCACCTGGATCGGCACCGCGCTCGGCCTCGGCGTCGCCGTCGGCACCTCGATCGCCGGGAAGGTCGTCGACACGGTCAGCGCCAACGCCGCCTTCCTCGTCGCGACCGTCTCCGCCGGGATCGCCGCGGTGGTCGTGATCGCCGCGCAGCGGCTGCTGCACGTGCCGGCCGAGAACCTCGCCGAGCCGGCGCTCGCCGGTGAGGTCACCGGCTGA
- a CDS encoding acVLRF1 family peptidyl-tRNA hydrolase translates to MTRPRPAAGGGRVLGVAPERLGRWLDGVVARHGALEARAADDGAVGVTCADGTTLTLRAPFGWTPSAPVLTAFTAAARQPRRAAVLLVRRGRWATGVFDGPDLVVSKVDSRLVQGRSAAGGWSQQRFARRRGNQADAVVTAAADTAARVLLPHAGGVAALFTGGDRGMVDAVLADPRLAPLAAVRREPALEVGEPTKEVLLAAPAQFRAVQVHIVEPGERH, encoded by the coding sequence GTGACCCGTCCCCGGCCGGCGGCCGGCGGCGGCCGCGTCCTCGGCGTGGCGCCGGAGCGGCTGGGCCGCTGGCTCGACGGCGTCGTCGCGCGGCACGGAGCGCTCGAGGCGAGGGCCGCCGACGACGGCGCGGTGGGCGTGACGTGCGCCGACGGCACCACCCTGACGCTGCGCGCACCCTTCGGGTGGACGCCGTCGGCCCCGGTGCTGACCGCCTTCACCGCCGCCGCACGGCAGCCGCGCCGCGCCGCGGTCCTGCTCGTGCGCCGCGGCCGCTGGGCGACCGGCGTGTTCGACGGTCCCGACCTGGTCGTCTCCAAGGTCGACAGCCGCCTGGTGCAGGGCCGCAGCGCCGCGGGCGGCTGGAGCCAGCAGCGCTTCGCCCGCCGCCGCGGCAACCAGGCCGACGCCGTCGTCACCGCGGCCGCCGACACCGCCGCCCGGGTGCTGCTCCCGCACGCCGGCGGGGTGGCCGCGCTGTTCACCGGGGGCGACCGGGGGATGGTCGACGCCGTGCTCGCCGACCCCCGGCTCGCGCCGCTGGCGGCGGTGCGCCGGGAGCCGGCGCTGGAGGTCGGCGAGCCGACGAAGGAGGTCCTGCTCGCCGCCCCGGCGCAGTTCCGCGCGGTGCAGGTCCACATCGTGGAGCCCGGCGAGCGCCACTAG